Proteins encoded together in one Lutra lutra chromosome 4, mLutLut1.2, whole genome shotgun sequence window:
- the FUBP1 gene encoding far upstream element-binding protein 1 isoform X4 → MADYSTVPPPSSGSAGGGGGGGGGGGVNDAFKDALQRARQIAAKIGGDAGTSLNSNDYGYGGQKRPLEDGDGSWTSPSSTTHWEGMPSPFKDQPDAKKVAPQNDSFGTQLPPMHQQQSRSVMTEEYKVPDGMVGFIIGRGGEQISRIQQESGCKIQIAPDSGGLPERSCMLTGTPESVQSAKRLLDQIVEKGRPAPGFHHGDGPGNAVQEIMIPASKAGLVIGKGGETIKQLQERAGVKMVMIQDGPQNTGADKPLRITGDPYKVQQAKEMVLELIRDQGGFREVRNEYGSRIGGNEGIDVPIPRFAVGIVIGRNGEMIKKIQNDAGVRIQFKPDDGTTPDRIAQITGPPDRCQHAAEIITDLLRSVQAGNPGGPGPGGRGRGRGQGNWNMGPPGGLQEFNFIVPTGKTGLIIGKGGETIKSISQQSGARIELQRNPPPNADPNMKLFTIRGTPQQIDYARQLIEEKIGGPVNPLGPPVPHGPHGVPGPHGPPGPPGPGTPMGPYNPAPYNPGPPGPAPHGPPAPYAPQGWGNAYPHWQQQAPPDPAKAGTDPNSAAWAAYYAHYYQQQAQPPPAAPAGAPTTTQTNGQGNYGDQQNPAPAGQVDYTKAWEEYYKKMGQQGQTQDYSKAWEEYYKKQGQAVPAPTGAPPGGQPDYSAAWAEYYRQQAAYYAQTSPQGMPQHPPAPQCRFDPASIELAL, encoded by the exons ATGGCAGACTACTCAACAGTGCCTCCACCTTCTTCTGGCTCAGCTGGTggtggaggcggcggcggcggtggtggGGGAGTTAACGATGCTTTCAAAGATGCGCTGCAGAGAGCACGGCAG attgcagCAAAAATTGGAGGTGATGCTGGTACATCACTGAATTCAAATGACTATGGTTATGGGGGACAAAAAAGACCTTTGGAAGATGGAG aTGGCTCTTGGACAAGTCCGAGCAGTACAACACACTGGGAGGGAATGCCCTCTCCTTTTAAAG ATCAACCAGATGCTAAGAAAGTTGCTCCTCAAAATGACT CTTTTGGAACACAGTTACCACCGATGCATCAGCAGCAAAG cAGGTCTGTAATGACAGAAGAATACAAAGTTCCAGATGGAATGGTTGGATTTA tAATTGGCAGAGGTGGTGAACAGATTTCACGCATACAACAAGAATCTGGATGCAAAATACAGATAGCTCCTG aCAGTGGTGGCCTTCCAGAAAGGTCTTGTATGCTAACTGGAACACCTGAATCTGTCCA ATCAGCAAAACGATTATTGGACCAGATTGTTGAAAAAGGAAGACCAGCCCCTGGCTTCCACCATGGTGATGGACCAGGAAATGCAGTTCAAGAAATCATGATTCCAGCTAGCAAGGCAGGATTAGTTATTGGAAAGGGGGGAGAAACTATTAAACAACTTCAG GAGCGGGCTGGAGTTAAAATGGTTATGATTCAAGATGGACCTCAGAACACTGGTGCTGACAAACCTCTTAGGATTACAGGAGACCCATACAAAGTACAG CAAGCCAAGGAAATGGTGTTAGAGTTAATCCGTGATCAAGGTGGTTTCAGAGAAGTTCGAAATGAGTATGGGTCAAGAATAGGAGGAAATGAAGGGATAGAT GTCCCCATTCCAAGATTTGCTGTTGGCATTGTAataggaagaaatggagagatgattaaaaaaatacaaaatgatgcTGGTGTTCGAATTCAGTTTAAGCCAG atgATGGAACAACACCTGATAGAATAGCACAAATAACAGGACCTCCAGACCGATGTCAGCATGCTGCAGAAATTATTACAGACCTTCTTCGAAGTGTTCAG gCTGGTAATCCTGGTGGACCTGGACCTGGTGGTCGAGGAAGAGGTAGAGGTCAAGGCAACTGGAACATGGGACCACCTGGTGGACTACAggaatttaatttcattgtaccaactgggaaaactggattAATAATAGGAAAAG gaggTGAAACCATAAAAAGCATAAGCCAACAGTCTGGTGCAAGAATAGAACTTCAGAGAAATCCTCCACCTAATGCAGATCCtaatatgaaattatttacaaTTCGTGGCACTCCACAGCAAATAGACTATGCGCGGCAACTTATAGAAGAAAAGATTGGT gGTCCAGTAAATCCTttagggccacctgtaccccatgGGCCCCATGGTGTCCCAGGCCCCCATGGACCTCCTGGGCCTCCAGGGCCTGGAACTCCAATGGGACCATACAACCCTGCACCTTACAATCCAGGACCACCTGGTCCTGCTCCTCA tggtcCTCCAGCTCCTTATGCTCCCCAGGGGTGGGGAAATGCATATCCACACTGgcagcaacaggcccctcctgaTCCAG CTAAGGCAGGAACGGATCCAAATTCAGCAGCTTGGGCTGCCTATTATGCTCACTATTATCAACAGCAAGCACAGCCACCACCTGCCGCTCCTGCTGGTGCACCAACTACAACCCAAACCAATGGACAAGGTAACTATG GAGATCAGCAGAATCCAGCCCCAGCTGGACAGGTTGATTATACCAAGGCTTGGGAAGAGTATTACAAGAAAATGG GTCAACAAGGGCAGACACAAGATTATTCAAAAGCTTGGGAGGAATATTACAAGAAGCAAG GTCAAGCGGTTCCTGCTCCTACTGGTGCTCCACCAGGTGGTCAGCCAGATTATAGTGCAGCCTGGGCTGAGTACTATAGACAACAAGCAGCCTACTATGCCCAGACAAGTCCCCAGGGAATGCCACAGCATCCTCCAGCACCTCAG TGCAGGTTTGATCCAGCCAGTATAGAACTAGCTCTGTAG
- the FUBP1 gene encoding far upstream element-binding protein 1 isoform X5, which yields MADYSTVPPPSSGSAGGGGGGGGGGGVNDAFKDALQRARQIAAKIGGDAGTSLNSNDYGYGGQKRPLEDGDGSWTSPSSTTHWEGMPSPFKDQPDAKKVAPQNDSFGTQLPPMHQQQSRSVMTEEYKVPDGMVGFIIGRGGEQISRIQQESGCKIQIAPDSGGLPERSCMLTGTPESVQSAKRLLDQIVEKGRPAPGFHHGDGPGNAVQEIMIPASKAGLVIGKGGETIKQLQERAGVKMVMIQDGPQNTGADKPLRITGDPYKVQQAKEMVLELIRDQGGFREVRNEYGSRIGGNEGIDVPIPRFAVGIVIGRNGEMIKKIQNDAGVRIQFKPDDGTTPDRIAQITGPPDRCQHAAEIITDLLRSVQAGNPGGPGPGGRGRGRGQGNWNMGPPGGLQEFNFIVPTGKTGLIIGKGGETIKSISQQSGARIELQRNPPPNADPNMKLFTIRGTPQQIDYARQLIEEKIGGPVNPLGPPVPHGPHGVPGPHGPPGPPGPGTPMGPYNPAPYNPGPPGPAPHGPPAPYAPQGWGNAYPHWQQQAPPDPAKAGTDPNSAAWAAYYAHYYQQQAQPPPAAPAGAPTTTQTNGQGNYGDQQNPAPAGQVDYTKAWEEYYKKMGQAVPAPTGAPPGGQPDYSAAWAEYYRQQAAYYAQTSPQGMPQHPPAPQCLPRPSTLGSAAKSNSAEDAASTKS from the exons ATGGCAGACTACTCAACAGTGCCTCCACCTTCTTCTGGCTCAGCTGGTggtggaggcggcggcggcggtggtggGGGAGTTAACGATGCTTTCAAAGATGCGCTGCAGAGAGCACGGCAG attgcagCAAAAATTGGAGGTGATGCTGGTACATCACTGAATTCAAATGACTATGGTTATGGGGGACAAAAAAGACCTTTGGAAGATGGAG aTGGCTCTTGGACAAGTCCGAGCAGTACAACACACTGGGAGGGAATGCCCTCTCCTTTTAAAG ATCAACCAGATGCTAAGAAAGTTGCTCCTCAAAATGACT CTTTTGGAACACAGTTACCACCGATGCATCAGCAGCAAAG cAGGTCTGTAATGACAGAAGAATACAAAGTTCCAGATGGAATGGTTGGATTTA tAATTGGCAGAGGTGGTGAACAGATTTCACGCATACAACAAGAATCTGGATGCAAAATACAGATAGCTCCTG aCAGTGGTGGCCTTCCAGAAAGGTCTTGTATGCTAACTGGAACACCTGAATCTGTCCA ATCAGCAAAACGATTATTGGACCAGATTGTTGAAAAAGGAAGACCAGCCCCTGGCTTCCACCATGGTGATGGACCAGGAAATGCAGTTCAAGAAATCATGATTCCAGCTAGCAAGGCAGGATTAGTTATTGGAAAGGGGGGAGAAACTATTAAACAACTTCAG GAGCGGGCTGGAGTTAAAATGGTTATGATTCAAGATGGACCTCAGAACACTGGTGCTGACAAACCTCTTAGGATTACAGGAGACCCATACAAAGTACAG CAAGCCAAGGAAATGGTGTTAGAGTTAATCCGTGATCAAGGTGGTTTCAGAGAAGTTCGAAATGAGTATGGGTCAAGAATAGGAGGAAATGAAGGGATAGAT GTCCCCATTCCAAGATTTGCTGTTGGCATTGTAataggaagaaatggagagatgattaaaaaaatacaaaatgatgcTGGTGTTCGAATTCAGTTTAAGCCAG atgATGGAACAACACCTGATAGAATAGCACAAATAACAGGACCTCCAGACCGATGTCAGCATGCTGCAGAAATTATTACAGACCTTCTTCGAAGTGTTCAG gCTGGTAATCCTGGTGGACCTGGACCTGGTGGTCGAGGAAGAGGTAGAGGTCAAGGCAACTGGAACATGGGACCACCTGGTGGACTACAggaatttaatttcattgtaccaactgggaaaactggattAATAATAGGAAAAG gaggTGAAACCATAAAAAGCATAAGCCAACAGTCTGGTGCAAGAATAGAACTTCAGAGAAATCCTCCACCTAATGCAGATCCtaatatgaaattatttacaaTTCGTGGCACTCCACAGCAAATAGACTATGCGCGGCAACTTATAGAAGAAAAGATTGGT gGTCCAGTAAATCCTttagggccacctgtaccccatgGGCCCCATGGTGTCCCAGGCCCCCATGGACCTCCTGGGCCTCCAGGGCCTGGAACTCCAATGGGACCATACAACCCTGCACCTTACAATCCAGGACCACCTGGTCCTGCTCCTCA tggtcCTCCAGCTCCTTATGCTCCCCAGGGGTGGGGAAATGCATATCCACACTGgcagcaacaggcccctcctgaTCCAG CTAAGGCAGGAACGGATCCAAATTCAGCAGCTTGGGCTGCCTATTATGCTCACTATTATCAACAGCAAGCACAGCCACCACCTGCCGCTCCTGCTGGTGCACCAACTACAACCCAAACCAATGGACAAGGTAACTATG GAGATCAGCAGAATCCAGCCCCAGCTGGACAGGTTGATTATACCAAGGCTTGGGAAGAGTATTACAAGAAAATGG GTCAAGCGGTTCCTGCTCCTACTGGTGCTCCACCAGGTGGTCAGCCAGATTATAGTGCAGCCTGGGCTGAGTACTATAGACAACAAGCAGCCTACTATGCCCAGACAAGTCCCCAGGGAATGCCACAGCATCCTCCAGCACCTCAG TGCCTTCCCAGACCTTCCACCTTAGGTTCTGCTGCAAAAAGCAACAG
- the FUBP1 gene encoding far upstream element-binding protein 1 isoform X3, which produces MADYSTVPPPSSGSAGGGGGGGGGGGVNDAFKDALQRARQIAAKIGGDAGTSLNSNDYGYGGQKRPLEDGDGSWTSPSSTTHWEGMPSPFKDQPDAKKVAPQNDSFGTQLPPMHQQQSRSVMTEEYKVPDGMVGFIIGRGGEQISRIQQESGCKIQIAPDSGGLPERSCMLTGTPESVQSAKRLLDQIVEKGRPAPGFHHGDGPGNAVQEIMIPASKAGLVIGKGGETIKQLQERAGVKMVMIQDGPQNTGADKPLRITGDPYKVQQAKEMVLELIRDQGGFREVRNEYGSRIGGNEGIDVPIPRFAVGIVIGRNGEMIKKIQNDAGVRIQFKPDDGTTPDRIAQITGPPDRCQHAAEIITDLLRSVQAGNPGGPGPGGRGRGRGQGNWNMGPPGGLQEFNFIVPTGKTGLIIGKGGETIKSISQQSGARIELQRNPPPNADPNMKLFTIRGTPQQIDYARQLIEEKIGGPVNPLGPPVPHGPHGVPGPHGPPGPPGPGTPMGPYNPAPYNPGPPGPAPHGPPAPYAPQGWGNAYPHWQQQAPPDPAKAGTDPNSAAWAAYYAHYYQQQAQPPPAAPAGAPTTTQTNGQGDQQNPAPAGQVDYTKAWEEYYKKMGQQGQTQDYSKAWEEYYKKQGQAVPAPTGAPPGGQPDYSAAWAEYYRQQAAYYAQTSPQGMPQHPPAPQCLPRPSTLGSAAKSNSAEDAASTKS; this is translated from the exons ATGGCAGACTACTCAACAGTGCCTCCACCTTCTTCTGGCTCAGCTGGTggtggaggcggcggcggcggtggtggGGGAGTTAACGATGCTTTCAAAGATGCGCTGCAGAGAGCACGGCAG attgcagCAAAAATTGGAGGTGATGCTGGTACATCACTGAATTCAAATGACTATGGTTATGGGGGACAAAAAAGACCTTTGGAAGATGGAG aTGGCTCTTGGACAAGTCCGAGCAGTACAACACACTGGGAGGGAATGCCCTCTCCTTTTAAAG ATCAACCAGATGCTAAGAAAGTTGCTCCTCAAAATGACT CTTTTGGAACACAGTTACCACCGATGCATCAGCAGCAAAG cAGGTCTGTAATGACAGAAGAATACAAAGTTCCAGATGGAATGGTTGGATTTA tAATTGGCAGAGGTGGTGAACAGATTTCACGCATACAACAAGAATCTGGATGCAAAATACAGATAGCTCCTG aCAGTGGTGGCCTTCCAGAAAGGTCTTGTATGCTAACTGGAACACCTGAATCTGTCCA ATCAGCAAAACGATTATTGGACCAGATTGTTGAAAAAGGAAGACCAGCCCCTGGCTTCCACCATGGTGATGGACCAGGAAATGCAGTTCAAGAAATCATGATTCCAGCTAGCAAGGCAGGATTAGTTATTGGAAAGGGGGGAGAAACTATTAAACAACTTCAG GAGCGGGCTGGAGTTAAAATGGTTATGATTCAAGATGGACCTCAGAACACTGGTGCTGACAAACCTCTTAGGATTACAGGAGACCCATACAAAGTACAG CAAGCCAAGGAAATGGTGTTAGAGTTAATCCGTGATCAAGGTGGTTTCAGAGAAGTTCGAAATGAGTATGGGTCAAGAATAGGAGGAAATGAAGGGATAGAT GTCCCCATTCCAAGATTTGCTGTTGGCATTGTAataggaagaaatggagagatgattaaaaaaatacaaaatgatgcTGGTGTTCGAATTCAGTTTAAGCCAG atgATGGAACAACACCTGATAGAATAGCACAAATAACAGGACCTCCAGACCGATGTCAGCATGCTGCAGAAATTATTACAGACCTTCTTCGAAGTGTTCAG gCTGGTAATCCTGGTGGACCTGGACCTGGTGGTCGAGGAAGAGGTAGAGGTCAAGGCAACTGGAACATGGGACCACCTGGTGGACTACAggaatttaatttcattgtaccaactgggaaaactggattAATAATAGGAAAAG gaggTGAAACCATAAAAAGCATAAGCCAACAGTCTGGTGCAAGAATAGAACTTCAGAGAAATCCTCCACCTAATGCAGATCCtaatatgaaattatttacaaTTCGTGGCACTCCACAGCAAATAGACTATGCGCGGCAACTTATAGAAGAAAAGATTGGT gGTCCAGTAAATCCTttagggccacctgtaccccatgGGCCCCATGGTGTCCCAGGCCCCCATGGACCTCCTGGGCCTCCAGGGCCTGGAACTCCAATGGGACCATACAACCCTGCACCTTACAATCCAGGACCACCTGGTCCTGCTCCTCA tggtcCTCCAGCTCCTTATGCTCCCCAGGGGTGGGGAAATGCATATCCACACTGgcagcaacaggcccctcctgaTCCAG CTAAGGCAGGAACGGATCCAAATTCAGCAGCTTGGGCTGCCTATTATGCTCACTATTATCAACAGCAAGCACAGCCACCACCTGCCGCTCCTGCTGGTGCACCAACTACAACCCAAACCAATGGACAAG GAGATCAGCAGAATCCAGCCCCAGCTGGACAGGTTGATTATACCAAGGCTTGGGAAGAGTATTACAAGAAAATGG GTCAACAAGGGCAGACACAAGATTATTCAAAAGCTTGGGAGGAATATTACAAGAAGCAAG GTCAAGCGGTTCCTGCTCCTACTGGTGCTCCACCAGGTGGTCAGCCAGATTATAGTGCAGCCTGGGCTGAGTACTATAGACAACAAGCAGCCTACTATGCCCAGACAAGTCCCCAGGGAATGCCACAGCATCCTCCAGCACCTCAG TGCCTTCCCAGACCTTCCACCTTAGGTTCTGCTGCAAAAAGCAACAG
- the FUBP1 gene encoding far upstream element-binding protein 1 isoform X9: MADYSTVPPPSSGSAGGGGGGGGGGGVNDAFKDALQRARQIAAKIGGDAGTSLNSNDYGYGGQKRPLEDGDGSWTSPSSTTHWEGMPSPFKDQPDAKKVAPQNDSFGTQLPPMHQQQSRSVMTEEYKVPDGMVGFIIGRGGEQISRIQQESGCKIQIAPDSGGLPERSCMLTGTPESVQSAKRLLDQIVEKGRPAPGFHHGDGPGNAVQEIMIPASKAGLVIGKGGETIKQLQERAGVKMVMIQDGPQNTGADKPLRITGDPYKVQQAKEMVLELIRDQGGFREVRNEYGSRIGGNEGIDVPIPRFAVGIVIGRNGEMIKKIQNDAGVRIQFKPDDGTTPDRIAQITGPPDRCQHAAEIITDLLRSVQAGNPGGPGPGGRGRGRGQGNWNMGPPGGLQEFNFIVPTGKTGLIIGKGGETIKSISQQSGARIELQRNPPPNADPNMKLFTIRGTPQQIDYARQLIEEKIGGPVNPLGPPVPHGPHGVPGPHGPPGPPGPGTPMGPYNPAPYNPGPPGPAPHGPPAPYAPQGWGNAYPHWQQQAPPDPAKAGTDPNSAAWAAYYAHYYQQQAQPPPAAPAGAPTTTQTNGQGNYGDQQNPAPAGQVDYTKAWEEYYKKMGQQGQTQDYSKAWEEYYKKQGQAVPAPTGAPPGGQPDYSAAWAEYYRQQAAYYAQTSPQGMPQHPPAPQGQ, from the exons ATGGCAGACTACTCAACAGTGCCTCCACCTTCTTCTGGCTCAGCTGGTggtggaggcggcggcggcggtggtggGGGAGTTAACGATGCTTTCAAAGATGCGCTGCAGAGAGCACGGCAG attgcagCAAAAATTGGAGGTGATGCTGGTACATCACTGAATTCAAATGACTATGGTTATGGGGGACAAAAAAGACCTTTGGAAGATGGAG aTGGCTCTTGGACAAGTCCGAGCAGTACAACACACTGGGAGGGAATGCCCTCTCCTTTTAAAG ATCAACCAGATGCTAAGAAAGTTGCTCCTCAAAATGACT CTTTTGGAACACAGTTACCACCGATGCATCAGCAGCAAAG cAGGTCTGTAATGACAGAAGAATACAAAGTTCCAGATGGAATGGTTGGATTTA tAATTGGCAGAGGTGGTGAACAGATTTCACGCATACAACAAGAATCTGGATGCAAAATACAGATAGCTCCTG aCAGTGGTGGCCTTCCAGAAAGGTCTTGTATGCTAACTGGAACACCTGAATCTGTCCA ATCAGCAAAACGATTATTGGACCAGATTGTTGAAAAAGGAAGACCAGCCCCTGGCTTCCACCATGGTGATGGACCAGGAAATGCAGTTCAAGAAATCATGATTCCAGCTAGCAAGGCAGGATTAGTTATTGGAAAGGGGGGAGAAACTATTAAACAACTTCAG GAGCGGGCTGGAGTTAAAATGGTTATGATTCAAGATGGACCTCAGAACACTGGTGCTGACAAACCTCTTAGGATTACAGGAGACCCATACAAAGTACAG CAAGCCAAGGAAATGGTGTTAGAGTTAATCCGTGATCAAGGTGGTTTCAGAGAAGTTCGAAATGAGTATGGGTCAAGAATAGGAGGAAATGAAGGGATAGAT GTCCCCATTCCAAGATTTGCTGTTGGCATTGTAataggaagaaatggagagatgattaaaaaaatacaaaatgatgcTGGTGTTCGAATTCAGTTTAAGCCAG atgATGGAACAACACCTGATAGAATAGCACAAATAACAGGACCTCCAGACCGATGTCAGCATGCTGCAGAAATTATTACAGACCTTCTTCGAAGTGTTCAG gCTGGTAATCCTGGTGGACCTGGACCTGGTGGTCGAGGAAGAGGTAGAGGTCAAGGCAACTGGAACATGGGACCACCTGGTGGACTACAggaatttaatttcattgtaccaactgggaaaactggattAATAATAGGAAAAG gaggTGAAACCATAAAAAGCATAAGCCAACAGTCTGGTGCAAGAATAGAACTTCAGAGAAATCCTCCACCTAATGCAGATCCtaatatgaaattatttacaaTTCGTGGCACTCCACAGCAAATAGACTATGCGCGGCAACTTATAGAAGAAAAGATTGGT gGTCCAGTAAATCCTttagggccacctgtaccccatgGGCCCCATGGTGTCCCAGGCCCCCATGGACCTCCTGGGCCTCCAGGGCCTGGAACTCCAATGGGACCATACAACCCTGCACCTTACAATCCAGGACCACCTGGTCCTGCTCCTCA tggtcCTCCAGCTCCTTATGCTCCCCAGGGGTGGGGAAATGCATATCCACACTGgcagcaacaggcccctcctgaTCCAG CTAAGGCAGGAACGGATCCAAATTCAGCAGCTTGGGCTGCCTATTATGCTCACTATTATCAACAGCAAGCACAGCCACCACCTGCCGCTCCTGCTGGTGCACCAACTACAACCCAAACCAATGGACAAGGTAACTATG GAGATCAGCAGAATCCAGCCCCAGCTGGACAGGTTGATTATACCAAGGCTTGGGAAGAGTATTACAAGAAAATGG GTCAACAAGGGCAGACACAAGATTATTCAAAAGCTTGGGAGGAATATTACAAGAAGCAAG GTCAAGCGGTTCCTGCTCCTACTGGTGCTCCACCAGGTGGTCAGCCAGATTATAGTGCAGCCTGGGCTGAGTACTATAGACAACAAGCAGCCTACTATGCCCAGACAAGTCCCCAGGGAATGCCACAGCATCCTCCAGCACCTCAG GGCCAATAA
- the FUBP1 gene encoding far upstream element-binding protein 1 isoform X12, which yields MADYSTVPPPSSGSAGGGGGGGGGGGVNDAFKDALQRARQIAAKIGGDAGTSLNSNDYGYGGQKRPLEDGDQPDAKKVAPQNDSFGTQLPPMHQQQRSVMTEEYKVPDGMVGFIIGRGGEQISRIQQESGCKIQIAPDSGGLPERSCMLTGTPESVQSAKRLLDQIVEKGRPAPGFHHGDGPGNAVQEIMIPASKAGLVIGKGGETIKQLQERAGVKMVMIQDGPQNTGADKPLRITGDPYKVQQAKEMVLELIRDQGGFREVRNEYGSRIGGNEGIDVPIPRFAVGIVIGRNGEMIKKIQNDAGVRIQFKPDDGTTPDRIAQITGPPDRCQHAAEIITDLLRSVQAGNPGGPGPGGRGRGRGQGNWNMGPPGGLQEFNFIVPTGKTGLIIGKGGETIKSISQQSGARIELQRNPPPNADPNMKLFTIRGTPQQIDYARQLIEEKIGGPVNPLGPPVPHGPHGVPGPHGPPGPPGPGTPMGPYNPAPYNPGPPGPAPHGPPAPYAPQGWGNAYPHWQQQAPPDPAKAGTDPNSAAWAAYYAHYYQQQAQPPPAAPAGAPTTTQTNGQGNYGDQQNPAPAGQVDYTKAWEEYYKKMGQAVPAPTGAPPGGQPDYSAAWAEYYRQQAAYYAQTSPQGMPQHPPAPQCLPRPSTLGSAAKSNSAEDAASTKS from the exons ATGGCAGACTACTCAACAGTGCCTCCACCTTCTTCTGGCTCAGCTGGTggtggaggcggcggcggcggtggtggGGGAGTTAACGATGCTTTCAAAGATGCGCTGCAGAGAGCACGGCAG attgcagCAAAAATTGGAGGTGATGCTGGTACATCACTGAATTCAAATGACTATGGTTATGGGGGACAAAAAAGACCTTTGGAAGATGGAG ATCAACCAGATGCTAAGAAAGTTGCTCCTCAAAATGACT CTTTTGGAACACAGTTACCACCGATGCATCAGCAGCAAAG GTCTGTAATGACAGAAGAATACAAAGTTCCAGATGGAATGGTTGGATTTA tAATTGGCAGAGGTGGTGAACAGATTTCACGCATACAACAAGAATCTGGATGCAAAATACAGATAGCTCCTG aCAGTGGTGGCCTTCCAGAAAGGTCTTGTATGCTAACTGGAACACCTGAATCTGTCCA ATCAGCAAAACGATTATTGGACCAGATTGTTGAAAAAGGAAGACCAGCCCCTGGCTTCCACCATGGTGATGGACCAGGAAATGCAGTTCAAGAAATCATGATTCCAGCTAGCAAGGCAGGATTAGTTATTGGAAAGGGGGGAGAAACTATTAAACAACTTCAG GAGCGGGCTGGAGTTAAAATGGTTATGATTCAAGATGGACCTCAGAACACTGGTGCTGACAAACCTCTTAGGATTACAGGAGACCCATACAAAGTACAG CAAGCCAAGGAAATGGTGTTAGAGTTAATCCGTGATCAAGGTGGTTTCAGAGAAGTTCGAAATGAGTATGGGTCAAGAATAGGAGGAAATGAAGGGATAGAT GTCCCCATTCCAAGATTTGCTGTTGGCATTGTAataggaagaaatggagagatgattaaaaaaatacaaaatgatgcTGGTGTTCGAATTCAGTTTAAGCCAG atgATGGAACAACACCTGATAGAATAGCACAAATAACAGGACCTCCAGACCGATGTCAGCATGCTGCAGAAATTATTACAGACCTTCTTCGAAGTGTTCAG gCTGGTAATCCTGGTGGACCTGGACCTGGTGGTCGAGGAAGAGGTAGAGGTCAAGGCAACTGGAACATGGGACCACCTGGTGGACTACAggaatttaatttcattgtaccaactgggaaaactggattAATAATAGGAAAAG gaggTGAAACCATAAAAAGCATAAGCCAACAGTCTGGTGCAAGAATAGAACTTCAGAGAAATCCTCCACCTAATGCAGATCCtaatatgaaattatttacaaTTCGTGGCACTCCACAGCAAATAGACTATGCGCGGCAACTTATAGAAGAAAAGATTGGT gGTCCAGTAAATCCTttagggccacctgtaccccatgGGCCCCATGGTGTCCCAGGCCCCCATGGACCTCCTGGGCCTCCAGGGCCTGGAACTCCAATGGGACCATACAACCCTGCACCTTACAATCCAGGACCACCTGGTCCTGCTCCTCA tggtcCTCCAGCTCCTTATGCTCCCCAGGGGTGGGGAAATGCATATCCACACTGgcagcaacaggcccctcctgaTCCAG CTAAGGCAGGAACGGATCCAAATTCAGCAGCTTGGGCTGCCTATTATGCTCACTATTATCAACAGCAAGCACAGCCACCACCTGCCGCTCCTGCTGGTGCACCAACTACAACCCAAACCAATGGACAAGGTAACTATG GAGATCAGCAGAATCCAGCCCCAGCTGGACAGGTTGATTATACCAAGGCTTGGGAAGAGTATTACAAGAAAATGG GTCAAGCGGTTCCTGCTCCTACTGGTGCTCCACCAGGTGGTCAGCCAGATTATAGTGCAGCCTGGGCTGAGTACTATAGACAACAAGCAGCCTACTATGCCCAGACAAGTCCCCAGGGAATGCCACAGCATCCTCCAGCACCTCAG TGCCTTCCCAGACCTTCCACCTTAGGTTCTGCTGCAAAAAGCAACAG